A genome region from Maridesulfovibrio salexigens DSM 2638 includes the following:
- a CDS encoding YbgA family protein, which produces MTKIETEAGKVRIGIARCLLGENVRYDGSHKLDRYLRDVLGQFVEWVPVCPETECGMGIPREAVRLVGELENPRLVGRNSGEDWTGRMQEWGRKKLAALDKENLSGYIFKHGSPSNALGRMKVFGDDGKIFYSGTGIWARMVMDHFPSLPCEDDGRLHDAGIRENFINRIFTFKRWRDVADDGLSPAKLVDFHTRHKMLIMVHNEVIYREMGRLVSTAGSADPSSLSKEYAAMLFKALTYRPTVKKHVNVLTHVLGHFKKDLSPDEKQEMLKLIDQFHKNLIPLIVPVTMLNHYVRKYGKTYLEQQFYLNPYPAELMLRNHV; this is translated from the coding sequence ATGACAAAAATAGAAACTGAAGCAGGAAAAGTCAGGATTGGGATAGCCAGATGTTTGTTGGGTGAAAATGTTCGCTATGATGGTTCTCACAAGCTGGATCGTTACTTAAGGGATGTGTTGGGTCAGTTTGTGGAATGGGTTCCTGTCTGTCCTGAAACGGAATGCGGTATGGGCATTCCCCGTGAGGCTGTCCGGCTGGTGGGAGAGTTGGAGAATCCACGACTGGTGGGTCGTAATTCCGGAGAGGACTGGACCGGGCGCATGCAGGAATGGGGGCGTAAAAAATTAGCCGCATTGGATAAGGAAAATCTCAGCGGATATATATTTAAGCATGGCTCCCCTTCAAATGCTTTGGGCCGGATGAAGGTCTTTGGTGATGACGGGAAAATATTTTATTCCGGCACCGGAATCTGGGCCCGTATGGTTATGGATCACTTCCCGTCACTTCCATGCGAAGATGACGGCAGGTTGCATGATGCCGGAATCAGAGAGAATTTTATTAATCGCATTTTTACCTTTAAACGGTGGCGCGATGTTGCAGATGACGGTCTTTCTCCTGCTAAGCTGGTTGATTTTCATACCCGCCATAAAATGTTGATCATGGTTCATAACGAAGTCATTTACCGCGAGATGGGCAGGCTTGTGTCTACAGCAGGAAGTGCTGATCCTTCATCCTTAAGTAAAGAATATGCAGCCATGCTTTTCAAGGCTCTTACTTATAGGCCAACAGTCAAGAAGCATGTAAATGTACTGACTCACGTCTTGGGACATTTTAAGAAAGATCTATCGCCAGATGAGAAACAGGAAATGTTGAAATTGATTGACCAATTTCATAAAAACCTTATCCCTTTGATTGTTCCGGTAACCATGCTTAATCATTACGTGCGCAAATATGGAAAGACATATTTGGAGCAACAATTCTACCTCAACCCTTATCCCGCAGAACTAATGCTGAGGAATCATGTCTGA